Part of the Shewanella eurypsychrophilus genome is shown below.
GCTCAGTAGTGTGACCACGACTAAATCAATCTTGTCTAAAGAGCTATCGGCTGGTGTGTTTAAATTTATCGATGCCCAAGACTTGCTGGAGTCAGAGCTTGGTTACACCTCGAATGAGCCGGTGAGCATCTGTGTTGTGCAAGCAATAGAAAGTGCCGTGGTGCATATGATTGCCGATGGGATCTGGAAGCGTGCATGGAATTTGGGCAGTCCTGATACGGGACTTAAAAATACGGTACTGCAAAAGTATTGGCTTGAAGCGCATTCTGAAGCTAGGGTCAGTGAGCGAATTAAGCAGGGATAGTGTGTTCACCCTTTTAATAAAGGCGCCTGCGGGCGCTTTTTTTATACGCTTTTTATATGAGATGTTTAGATAATTATACGCGCAGGCCAAAAAACGGTAGTGAAGATGACCATTTGTTAATCTGGATTTACATAGTGGCTAGTCATGTGTATACTCTCGTGTGTTTATTGTTCAGTGTAAAAATCACACGCTGAGCTACATATCGAGTTAAGAGGTTATTATGTTCAAGGTTAATACATTAGTTGCTGTTATTGCATTCACTTTTCTTGGACTTGCTTCCACACCGGCCGCAGCTGCAACCGTAGGCTGTGAACGTGCTGGTGGTGTTAAGTGTCAGAAAGTGGGTTACAAGCGTGTAGTTAGAGCACCTGTTGTGGTTGTTCCTAGACATCATCATCATTACAACGCCTTCCGTTCACCGGTACTGACTGCTTTGGGAATTGCGATTATATTGGATGCTGCCGGTAATGCTGTGACTGAAAAAGGCCAGCAAGTGGTTGTATTAGGTGAAGGAAGTGAAGTTAAGAACGTCTATGAAAAAGATGGCGTTGTATATTTAATCAAGGCGTAATTAGCCATGGAAACAAAGGTTAGGGATTTTTCCCGTGTCATTGGTCATCTCGATATTGTGCTGACCATTTTGTTGGCATTACTCACCATAGGTGGTGGGCTTAAACTGCTCTTGAGTTTTGAATTTCATAATTCAATCTGGGCAGTTATTGGCTTGTTGGTGATGGCTTTTAGTCTCTATATCGTTAAAGTCTTACTTATTGGCATTGCAAATACCTTACTGTTGATCGCTCAGAACAGCGTAGAGGCAGCTTGTAAAACATCGAGTCGTAGAGATGTGCTAGATAATACTACAGTGGGGCTAAATGTTATCAAGGTTCGCAGTTTTGGATTATGTTCTTACTGTGATGAGTTTGAGACGAAAAATACCTTAGCTGGCCGCTATATTTGCTCAGAATGTCAGCGAGTTATCATTAAGCTCAATAGAGCTGAGATCTCATCAGTTTCTTAAACAGGTGAAAAGGGAAGCTAAGCTTATTCGGTTAACACCCCCCTCTATCAACAATTTGAAACTAGCAACAATCTGAAAGTGAAACCTCGTTAGTGATCTGATTTACGAAAGGAGACGAGGCTTATTTTCTGCTGGCTTATGTATTTTTCGCTTTAGTTCTTTCCGCATGCAAGAAAGCAAAACCTTGCTTTAAGAAAGAGAATTGTTCTACCTCTGGTAAGGCCTCAACACATTTCAGCATATTTCCAAATGCAGAATCTATCATCAGACGATCAGATAACTTCAAATAATCATATACCACAGGTCTGAGTACGACAGTAAAGTCAGCTGTTAGCTCTTTATATCTCTGCTCTTCAATGGCCGTGGTACTTTGTACGAGTTCACGCATACATAAAGCAGCAAGTAGTGAATTTTTATCACTAAAAGACTGGTATTGAGCCGCTCTAGAGTAGCCAGCTTTTTTATGTACATCTGACATGTTTAACGCAATCATGCCTTTTTCTCGAATGAGTTCAGTTGCAGCGTCTAGTAAAGCTGTCTCTTTGTTTGTCAGCATTAGATACATTCCCTTATAAATTTATCAGTATTTAAAAGGGTTTGCTTGCTGATGTCAATTGGTTTGTATATACATATGTGTAATTTGTTACCTTGGTGTGTTTATGGTTGGTTTTTGGTTTGTAACTCTCGGCTGAAACTTTGCAGTTGTATTTTGTTTGTTGCCTTTTACTTCTATAATTAAATTGAAAATTAACGCTTACTTTTTAGTCTGTTACTTCTACTCTTAAGCTTGATACCATCACAAGTTATCGATTTATGCGTATACTGTGGCAACCCTAATGATAAGAGGACAGTCAAATGGCTGAAGAAACCATATTTAGCAAGATCATTCGACGTGAAATTCCCGCAGAAATCTTATTTCAAGATGATCTAGTGACAGCATTTAGAGACATAGATCCCAAGGCGCCAACGCATATCTTAATCATCCCTAATCATCTTATTCCTACAGCAAACGATGTTAAATCGTCTGATGAAAAAGCCTTAGGTCGCATGGTGACTGTCGCTGCAAAGTTGGCAGCAGAGGCGGGGATTGCAGAAGACGGTTACCGTATCATCATGAACTGTAATAAGCATGGTGGCCAAGAGGTGTTCCATATTCATATGCACTTGCTCGGTGGCTGCTCTTTAGGCCCTATGTTGAACCTTAACAGATAGAATGAGCGGTTAGTCATGCAGGTTAATTCAGATTTTTTCCCTTTGACACAAATTGCGACACGTTTTGTCGAACAGCTTGTTCAATGTCGCCGATTAAAACTCAAAGTACATGAGGCCAGTGAGCATCATGTGCTTATAGAGTTGCCTTACAGTACCGAATTAATCGGTTATCCTGATACTGGGGTTATTCATGGTGGTGTGATCACCACTTTAATGGACACAGCCAGTGGAAGTGCCGTTGTCTGCGCTATTTACGATGAATACAAGTCGTTAGAACTATCGCCGACATTAGACCTTAGGGTCGACTACATGAAGCCTGCAGAGCCTAACAAGCCTGTTTATGGTTTTGCAGAGTGTTATAAAATCTCATCGAGTGTTTCTTTTACCCGAGCCATTGCTTATCAAGATTCGATTGATGATCCCATTGCCCATGCGGTAGGCTCTTTTATGCGCATAAGCCCAGAGATGATTGGTGATGATTTTCGCCAGGCGCTATTAGGTCAGCAAAAAACAGCAGCTGAGCCCATTGCAGAAGAAAGTACTATCCGAGAAACACCATTAGCCAAATCTATCGCCCCAGATAGACAAGCGTTAGATGTTAAACAGCTCGATGGTAAAGAGTTAGACGTAAAGGAAATGGTAAAGAAGGCCACCGAGTTGAATGATTTTGGCCATCTTTTAGGGCATGTTCCTTACACTAACTTTATTGGCATGAGTGTTGAGCGTTTCGGTGACGAATTGGTATTCAGGCTGCCAGCAAAAGATGACAATATTGGCAACCCGATATTGCCCGCCATTCATGGTGGTGTGATTGCTGGATTTATGGAAATGTCTGCTATTGTGCAACTCATGGTGTTTATGAATACATCGAAAGTCCCCAAAGTCGTCGACTTTTCCATTGACTACTTGAGGGCGGGTTACCATAAAGATACGTTTGCCGAATGTAAAATCACCCGCCAAGGACGACGAGTTGCCAATGTGAGCATTAATTGCTGGCAAACCAGTCGTAAAAAACTGATTGCTACGGCAAGGGCGCATTTCTTGATTGATTAATCTAGAAAATAAGCAAGATTTTACTTTCTCTTTGTGGTTAAGTGAGTTCTGGTTTACGTTAAGCTGATATAAAATATACTGGCTCTGTGTTAGGCCGTGATAAACATGTATGAATAGTTTGGAGCGATAAGATGAAGAAATTACTGTTGGCTTTTGTGTCAGTCATGGTTATCACCGCATGTGCACAACATACTGCCGGTGTGATGGCCAGTTCAACGGGGGAGATCCGTGTTGATAATAGCAGCTTTGCGAGTAAGGTTGGCGTTGACCAGCTTAAAGCACGTCAGCAAGGCGATCTGCTACAGGGTGCTGGCGTTATCATGAGTAAGGTATCTACTGACTTAAGGCTTCAGTATAAATTTACTTGGTATGATATCAATGGCTATACACTAGAAGATGATGGCAGCTCTTGGAAGTCATTGAAGCTACATGGTATGCAGCGCATGCAAGTTACCGCAGCAGCACCAAATGCCAATGCCGTTCGCTATGAAATTTATGTGAGAAAAGCCTTTTCTAATTAGTCGGTAACGGCTTATTTCGATGCTTCACCCTAGTTACTCAAGCTATTATTTAATTAAAACGTCAGCCAAGCTGACGTTTTTTTGATCCAAGTACTGTAAATTGCCCATTTGGTGACATATCTTTGTCAACAATTTGTATGATTCATGTATAATCCCGTTTGCCAAGGGGTGAGGCAGTCACATTATTTGACTGTTTCTGAGATGTCATATGACAAACCCTTTGAACCTGATCCGGCTTATACCGGCGTAGGAATGGGCCAATAGGTTTGATGTATTCGTGATGTTCTTATAGAGCATCTGTAGTCGACCACGATTATCCTTTCTCGCTTTTCCAGTTGCCGGATCTCAAAATATAATTTGGGGTCCTATGTATACATTTAAATTTTTATCTTTTGATTCTAGCCTCTTAAAAAGAGTCTCTCCGGTAGCGTTAGCAGTATCTAGCGTATTGGCGAGTAATTTTGCACTGGCTGCAGAACAACCTGAAACGTTAGCCAGCTCCGATGAGATGGAAGTCATTGTGGTGACGTCTGATTTTCGCGGTTCTAGCTTAGACAAGATGCCATCAAGCATTACGGTTATCGATCAGCAGCAAATTGAAGATGAAGGTGCACAACATTTCGAAGATGTGCTTAATTCTATCGCTAACTTTAACTGGTCGGGTGGTAGTTCTCGTCCTAAATACTTCCAAATTCGTGGTGTCGGTGAGCAGGAAGAATATCAAGGCGCCCCCAATTCATCTGTCGGCTACATCATAGATGATATCGATATGTCAGGTCTTGGCATGGTATCGAGCATGTATGACCTACAACAAGTTGAAGTGCTGCGTGGCCCTCAAGGCACACGTTATGGCGCCAATGCGTTGGCTGGCTTGATTTACCTTAAGAGTAACGACCCTACCGATGAATTTGAACATGGTGCAGAAGTCTCAGTAGGTGATGATAATCTCACTACGTTCAGTGGTTTTAGCTCTGGACCTCTGACGGATTCAGGAAAGTTACTCTACCGAGTGTCACTGCAGCAACATCAGCAAAATGGTTATCAAAATAACCTTTATCTTGAACGTGACGATACCAATGCCCGGGATGAGTTTACCGGCCGGGCGAAATTGCGTTGGTATGCCACAGATGATTTACAGATAGATTTGACCCTGCTTCATGCTGACTATGATAATGGCTATGATGTGTGGACCTTAGATAATAATGGTGAGAATACCCTAACAGACGCGCCAGGCGTCGATAAGCAGCGCACCACAGGTAGCTCGCTTAAGTTTACCTATTCAGGTGCCGAGCAGTTCGAACTCGTTTCTTTAACATCATATGCTAACTCTCAGACTCACTATAATTATGATGGTGATTGGGCAAACCCTGATTACTGGGGCGGACTGGATTGTGGCGGTGAGCCTTGCCAATTCGATTATACCTGGGATAAAGAAGGGGAGCGAAATACCATTAGCCAAGAGTTTAGACTCAGCTCAACTGAAGCTGGACGTATCTTTTCTGGTAGCACAGATTGGTTACTGGGTGTTTATGGTATGCGCTTAACTGAAGACAACGACACAGTTGAAGATTATAACGGCTGGTTAGACACGCTTGCTGCCGAATATGAAGCGAATAATACTGCCGTATTTGGCCAATTAGATTCAGATCTCGGTGCGGGTTATGCCTTGTCCTTCGGTCTGAGAGTCGAACGACGTGACAGCGATTACAGTGACAGTGCCGGTGATGAGTTTAGTCCTGGTGAGACCATGTGGGGCGGGCATATTGCCTTGAGTAAGTCGTTAAGTGACAGTCATGAAACTTATGCACGAATCGCTAGAGGTTATAAGGCGGGTGGTTTCAATATGTCATTGCCAGCTGAGCTGTCAGACAAGAAAGAGTATGATACCGAAACTTTATATAACTATGAAATAGGCCTTAAATCTATTTGGCTTGATGGTGATGCCAGTACGAATTTTTCATTATTTTATATGGACAGACGTGATCAGCAAGTTTCAGCATCACTTCAGAACCCTGAAGAACCGCAAAAGTTTATCCTCTTCACTGAAAATGCAGGCAGTTCACATAATTATGGTGCCGAACTTGATGCCAATTGGTATGCAACATCGGATCTTACATTTTATGCCAGCCTAGGTTGGCTAGAAACTGCATATGGTGATTATGCTTATCAAGATAAGTATGGTGGAACGGTGGATCTGACTGGTCGCGAACTGGCTCATTCACCAAACTTTACTTACAGTGCAGGGGCGACTTATCGCACCGACTCTGGTTGGTTCGCTAACTTGACCACCAGTGGTAAGAGTGATTTTTATTATTCAGACAGTAACGAGTCTAAGTCTGAAGCTTATATCATCTTCAATGCCCGTGTCGGTTATGAAACCGATATATGGTCTGCTTACCTTTGGGGTAAGAACTTATCTGATGAACAATACGGTACCCGAGGTTTTTACTTTGGCAACGAGCCAGATCAAGACTGGGCAGACAAGCAATATATACGCTACGGTGATCCGCGCCAGCTAGGGCTGACCGTAAACGTCAAGTTTATGTAACTCAATACTCAGCTATTGCCATTTATAATCAATTTTTTGTCGAGAGTGCTCATTTATGCTTATAAACTCCGCGCACTCTCTTCAAACTTGATTGAAATGTCTGTTACCTTAGCTATTGAGTGATTTACGAGTGAGTTATTTATTTAATTGTGGTGGCAGCTTATATGAAGCGTGTCACCTGAGGTCAAGAAATGAAATTAACAGCCGAGATTAGTTGCTACCCACTGCAAGATAATTATTTAGATCCTATTTTATGGTTTATCGATCGTTTAGATAGTTACGACAATATCGAACGTAAAACCAATGCCATGGCAACACAAGTGTGTGGTGAATATCGCGACGTCATGGCAATGCTTGCTACTGAGATGGAAGCGGCTCATGTAAAATGGGGCAAAGCTGTGTTTGTATGCAAGTTTATTGGTGGTGAGTTAAACCTCTCGCACACGCAATAGCCTTATTCTGTTCAATGTTATGTTGAAATTATACTCGCCAGATCACTGATCCTGGCGAGTATCTGTTTTGGTCTAGGTAATACAATTTCGGGGTCATTTATGATGGACTTTTGGTCGGCACTGCTAAGTACAATCGATGTTGCCTTGATTGAAGCGACGGCTTTAACCGCGTGGGAGGCTATTGCCGTTGTATTGGCTGCCGCCTATCTGGTATTGGCAATGAAAGGCAGTATCTGGTGCTGGGTTGCTGCATTCGCTAGCACGGCAATTTACACTGCACTTTTTTGGAAAGTATCACTCCTGATGGAGTCTGTCCTTAATGTCTATTATATGGCAATGGCTGTCTATGGCTTTAACCAATGGACAAAAGGGCGGAGTGGCGATGCGGCGATAGGTGTCATTTCCTGGAGCTTACAGCGCCACGTTAAATTAATATCTGTGACTGCGATAATCTCTGTTGTAGTCGGTTATCTGATGTCTACCTATACCCAAGCATCGTTTGCTTACTTAGACGCGGCTACGACCTGTTTCGCGGTGATGACCACCTATTTAGTGGCTAAAAAAGTATTAGAAAACTGGCTGTATTGGGTGGTGATAGATTTTGTGTCCATCTACCTTTATTTGCAAAAAGGACTCATGCTGACTTCTCTGTTGTTTATCATGTATGTAGGGATGGCTATCGGGGGTTATTTCCTTTGGCGTACCGCGATGAGTGAGCAAGTCAAAGAGAGTCGTGCTTAACTGATAATTATTAGGAAGTTGTGATGGTTCCAGTTCAAGACTTATTCGTTACGCTCTCAGAAACAGTGAAACTTGAATTGGAGCAAGCGGGGCTACCCTTATCAAAATCGTTAGACGTAAACGTACTCACACACGGTCTCAGTAATCAAAATTACCTGTTTCGTGAGTTTTTAACGGGGAAAGCTTGGGTGCTTAGAGTGAACTCTGCTGCAAGTAGCCATATTTGTGATCGTG
Proteins encoded:
- a CDS encoding helix-turn-helix domain-containing protein gives rise to the protein MLTNKETALLDAATELIREKGMIALNMSDVHKKAGYSRAAQYQSFSDKNSLLAALCMRELVQSTTAIEEQRYKELTADFTVVLRPVVYDYLKLSDRLMIDSAFGNMLKCVEALPEVEQFSFLKQGFAFLHAERTKAKNT
- the pnuC gene encoding nicotinamide riboside transporter PnuC, producing the protein MMDFWSALLSTIDVALIEATALTAWEAIAVVLAAAYLVLAMKGSIWCWVAAFASTAIYTALFWKVSLLMESVLNVYYMAMAVYGFNQWTKGRSGDAAIGVISWSLQRHVKLISVTAIISVVVGYLMSTYTQASFAYLDAATTCFAVMTTYLVAKKVLENWLYWVVIDFVSIYLYLQKGLMLTSLLFIMYVGMAIGGYFLWRTAMSEQVKESRA
- a CDS encoding YcfL family protein, whose amino-acid sequence is MKKLLLAFVSVMVITACAQHTAGVMASSTGEIRVDNSSFASKVGVDQLKARQQGDLLQGAGVIMSKVSTDLRLQYKFTWYDINGYTLEDDGSSWKSLKLHGMQRMQVTAAAPNANAVRYEIYVRKAFSN
- a CDS encoding TonB-dependent receptor yields the protein MYTFKFLSFDSSLLKRVSPVALAVSSVLASNFALAAEQPETLASSDEMEVIVVTSDFRGSSLDKMPSSITVIDQQQIEDEGAQHFEDVLNSIANFNWSGGSSRPKYFQIRGVGEQEEYQGAPNSSVGYIIDDIDMSGLGMVSSMYDLQQVEVLRGPQGTRYGANALAGLIYLKSNDPTDEFEHGAEVSVGDDNLTTFSGFSSGPLTDSGKLLYRVSLQQHQQNGYQNNLYLERDDTNARDEFTGRAKLRWYATDDLQIDLTLLHADYDNGYDVWTLDNNGENTLTDAPGVDKQRTTGSSLKFTYSGAEQFELVSLTSYANSQTHYNYDGDWANPDYWGGLDCGGEPCQFDYTWDKEGERNTISQEFRLSSTEAGRIFSGSTDWLLGVYGMRLTEDNDTVEDYNGWLDTLAAEYEANNTAVFGQLDSDLGAGYALSFGLRVERRDSDYSDSAGDEFSPGETMWGGHIALSKSLSDSHETYARIARGYKAGGFNMSLPAELSDKKEYDTETLYNYEIGLKSIWLDGDASTNFSLFYMDRRDQQVSASLQNPEEPQKFILFTENAGSSHNYGAELDANWYATSDLTFYASLGWLETAYGDYAYQDKYGGTVDLTGRELAHSPNFTYSAGATYRTDSGWFANLTTSGKSDFYYSDSNESKSEAYIIFNARVGYETDIWSAYLWGKNLSDEQYGTRGFYFGNEPDQDWADKQYIRYGDPRQLGLTVNVKFM
- a CDS encoding PaaI family thioesterase produces the protein MQVNSDFFPLTQIATRFVEQLVQCRRLKLKVHEASEHHVLIELPYSTELIGYPDTGVIHGGVITTLMDTASGSAVVCAIYDEYKSLELSPTLDLRVDYMKPAEPNKPVYGFAECYKISSSVSFTRAIAYQDSIDDPIAHAVGSFMRISPEMIGDDFRQALLGQQKTAAEPIAEESTIRETPLAKSIAPDRQALDVKQLDGKELDVKEMVKKATELNDFGHLLGHVPYTNFIGMSVERFGDELVFRLPAKDDNIGNPILPAIHGGVIAGFMEMSAIVQLMVFMNTSKVPKVVDFSIDYLRAGYHKDTFAECKITRQGRRVANVSINCWQTSRKKLIATARAHFLID
- the hinT gene encoding purine nucleoside phosphoramidase — encoded protein: MAEETIFSKIIRREIPAEILFQDDLVTAFRDIDPKAPTHILIIPNHLIPTANDVKSSDEKALGRMVTVAAKLAAEAGIAEDGYRIIMNCNKHGGQEVFHIHMHLLGGCSLGPMLNLNR